TGGCAGCACGACACCTTCGTGGTGCGCTGGGACGACCGCTCGCTCAACGCCGATGCCTTCGTCAGCTTCAGCCTCGACATGGACGGCCGCATCACCGAGGTGCGCATGCAGCCGATCTCGCCGTTGGCCGACTTCAGCTTCGACTTCCAGGACCTGCGCCTGGCGCCGGTCGCGCTGCCATCGGAAGCCGACTGAGATCGTCCACGCGCCGCGGCCGCTGGCGGCTGCGGCGGGTCATTACCGCCATCAGTCAAGGGGAAGGATCATGCGTGGAATGCATCGGATGGTCGTCGTACTGCTGGCGTGCGGCCTGTGCGCCGGCGCGGCGCTGGCGCGCGATGCCGCGCCGCTGGCGCACAGCCCGTTCCGGATCGGGCTGGGCGGCGCGCAGCACGCGCCGGTCTCCGGTCGCCTGCTGCTGTTCGCCGTTGACGCCAGGGCGGCCAGCGCCGCGGCGAAGGACGGCAAGGTTGACGAAGTGGACGCCAACCCGTTCGGCGCCGTGCAGGCGTCGGTGGCCGCGCGTGAAGTGCGCCGGCTGGCGCCTGGGCAAGGCGTGGAGGTCGACGCGGACGCGGAGGCGTTTCCCGCCGGCTGGTCGCAACTGCCGCCCGGCGACTACTTCGTGCAGGCGGTGCTCGACGTCAACCACGACTACAACTACGGCGGTCGCGGCGCCGGCGACCTGGTCAGCCCGGTGCTGAAGGTGCACCTGCCGGCCGCGGCGGTTCCCGCCCTGAGCCTGGACCGCGTGCTGCCTGCGCGCGAGCCGTGGGACCTGCCGGTGCGCTACTTCAGCGAGACCACCCGCAAGCACCTCGACGAGGCGCGCCGCGCCGTGCAGCCGCTGGACTTCGTCAGCCCCGCGCTGAGCGCGTTCTGGGGCCGCCCGATCCACATGCGCGGCTGGGTGGTACTGCCACCGGGCTACGACCCGCACGCGAAGCAGACTTGGCCGGTGGTGTATTCCACCCACGGCTACGGCGGCAGCACGGCATCGCTCGCCGGCAGCGCCGCCATGGTCTACGGCGCGATGGCCGAGCGGCAGATGCCGCCGATGATCTGGGTGTTCCTGGACGAATCCAGCCCCACCGGCACGCACGAGTTCGCCGACTCGGTGAACAACGGCCCGTGGGGCACGGCGCTCACCACCGAGCTGATCCCGCAGCTGGAAAAAACCTGGCGCATGGACGCGAAGCCGAGCGGCCGCTTCCTGCAGGGCCACTCCTCCGGTGGCTGGGCCACACTGTGGCTGCAGACGCGCTACCCGACGGTGTTCGGCGGCACCTGGTCCACCTCGCCCGACCCCAGCGACTTCCACGACTTCACCGGCGTCGACCTGTACGCACCGCACGCGAACGTGTACCGCAAGCCGGACGGTTCGGCCTACCCGCTGGTACGCGACAAGGGCAAGGTAATCGCCAACTACGAGGCATTCGCCAAGCTCGAGCGCGTGCTGGGTGCGTACGGCGGCCAGATGGCCTCGTTCGAGTGGGTGTTCTCGCCGCGCGGCGCGGACGGCCGCCCGCTGCCGATGTTCGACCGCGACACCGGCGCGGTCGATCCCGCGGTGGTGGCGTACTGGCGCGAGCACTACGACATCGCCCATCTCGTGCAGGCCAACTGGCCGCGGCTGAAGGCGGACCTGGACGGCAAGATCCACGTGGTGGTGGGCACCGCCGACACGTTCTACCTCGACGGCGCCGCGCACCGGCTCAAGGCGGTGCTGGACGCGCTGGGTGCGCAGTCGGACTTCCGCTTCCTGCCGGAGCGCACCCACTCCGACCTGTACGTGCAGGGCAAGGATCGTCAGGGGCTGCTCAAGCAGATGGCGTGGGAGATGTACGCGGTCGCCCGGCCGGGCACGCAACTGAAGCTCGCCGCGGCCGCACCCTAGCGGTTTTAGCCACGGCGCCGCTGCGCGGTCCTGCCGACCGGCCCCACCGCACAGCCATTCCCTTTCCCGGGCGCATGGCGCGTTTTCGCAAGTTCGTTCGAGGCAGCCGACTGCCGGATGAATGCCACGCCGCCATCACGTTTGCGTCGTCATGATTCCGCTGCATAGTCATGCCGCAAGTGCCGCGGTAGCGGGTGCTTGGGAGCGTCGTCGCGTACCCACCCTGGAGGGAATCTGCATGAAATCTTCGAGTCTTGCCGCCATCGCCCTGGCCTGTCTGCTGGCGATGCCGGCTGTCTATGCACAACAGGCATCCGCCCCGTCCGGTTCGACCGGTCAATGCAAGGACGGCAGCTACACCAGCACCGCCACCAAGCGCGGCGCCTGCAAGGGGCACAAGGGCGTGAAGGAGTGGTATGCGGCGGCCAGCGCACCGGCGGCCAAGCCCGCGCCGGCGGCTGCGCCGGCTCCGGCTCCGGCCCCAACCCCAACAGCCGCTGCTCCGGCGGCGCCGGCGGCGAATGCCGCCATGAAGCCCCACGCGATGCCGGCCCCGGCAGCCAACGCCGCGCCGGGCGGCGGCCCGGGCATGGTCTGGGTCAACGACAGCAGCAAGGTCTACCACTGCTCCGGTGACAAGTGGTACGGCAAGACCAAGCATGGCCAGTACATGAGCGAAGCCGACGCCAAGGCCAAGGGCAACCACGCCGAGCATGGCAAGGCCTGTACACCGTAAAGCTTCCAGCTGCACGCTTGACGAGGGGCCGGCGCAAGCCGGCCTCTTGTTTTACGGGTTACCCGGGCTGCCACGGGTCGTAGCTGCCGAAGTACCACAGGTGGCCTTCCGGGTCGTGGCAGCTGTAGCCGGCGCCGCCGTAGTCCTTCTCGGCGTAGTCATCGACGATCACCGCGCCGGCCGCCTTCGCCCGCTGGTAATGCGCCTTGCAGTCGGCCACGGTCACGCGGGCGCACTGCGTCTCGCGGCCGCCGATCTCGTCGGGCTGTGCGATGTGCCGGCCGAACGCGTTGTCGCGCACTTCGCCGAGCATGACCATGCCGCTGCCGAAGGTGAGCTGGGCGTGTGCCACGCTGCCGTCCTCGCTCTCGTAAACCGCCTGTTTTTCGAAACCGAACGCCTTGCACAGCCACTCGATGGCGGCATGCGCGTCGCGATAGCGCAGGCAGGGCATGATGGTGCTGCCGTGGGAATGGGACGCCGGCAAGGCGGGACTCCGTGGGCGGAAATTTCGCGCAGGCTAGCGTGCCGGTTGTCGCCGTTCCGTGCAGCGGCTCAGCCGGTGTGCTCGTCGTCCTCGGGCAGCGGCGGCAGCGTGCGCACCAGCATGCTCTGCGGGCTGGTCATCGGCAGCCGCTCGCGACGCAGGCGTTCGAGGATTTCGAACAGCAGCTCGCTCTTCACGCTGCCGGCCTCGCGCGGACCGCTGACGTAGGCGACGCAGTTGAACGTCATCACGCCAGTGGCGACACTTTCCAGCTGCACGTACGGCGCCGGCGCAGCCAGCGTGCCGTGGTGCGCACGCAGGATGCCCAGCACCAGCTCGCGCACCTTGCCGGCGTCGGTGTCCAGCGGCATCGGCAGCTTGATCTGCACGCGGCCCTGCGCGTTGGCCAGGGTCACGTTGCGCACGTTCTGCGTGATCAGCTGCGAGTTCGGTACGATCACAGTGGAGCGGTCACCCATCTGGATCTCGGTGGCGCGCACGTTGATGCGCCGGATGTCGCCCTCGACGTCGCTCGACAGGCTGACCCAGTCGCCCACCTTCACTGGCCGTTCGACCAGCAGGATCAGGCCGGAGATGAAGTTCTGCACGATCGCCTGCAGGCCGAAGCCGATACCCACCGACAGTGCGCTGACGATCCAGGTGATGCTCTTCAGGTCCACGTGCAGCGCCGCCAGCGTCAGCACCGCCACCAGCAGCCCGCCGACGTAGCCGAGCAGGGTGACGATGGAGTCCTGCATGCCCTTTTCCATCGTGGACTTCGGCAGCAGCTGCTCGGCCAGCCAGCGCTTGAGCATGCGCAGCACGAACATCCCGACGACCAGCACCAGCACGCCGCCGAAGATGGTGCCCGGGTTGATCGCCAGTTCGCCGAGCTTGACGCTGCCCAGGGTCTGCTCGGCGCTGGCCAGCAGGTCTTTCGGGCCAGCGCCGAACGGGGTCAGCACGGTGGCCAGCGCCAGCAGCACCAGCCCCACGCGGCCGATGCCGGTGAGCAGAACGGCGGTCTGCTCCAGCGTGTGCGGCGCCAGTTCGAATGTGGCCTGCAGCCGCCGGCCGCTGCGCCCGTGCGGCAACAGCAAGGTGTCGATCAGGTCGGTGAGCAGCTGGATCAGCAGGTAGACCGTGGCCACGATCACGCCGACCCACAGCATCTGCACGGCGACGAAGAACGCCAGCGCGATGAAACCGGTGGCCACGCCCAGCCAGCTGACGGCCACACCGAGCGCGGCGGCGGCGCCGAGCAGGCCGATCCATAGCGGTCGGTGTTCCGGCTCGGCGCCTTCAGCGGCGGCTGCCCGGCGGGCGCGGCGCAGGCGCAGCAGGGCCAGGCCGATCAGGCCGCTGATGACCAGCGCGAACAGGCCGCGCGTAGCCACCGAGGCCGGCAGGCTGGTGCCGATCGCGCGGCTGGTGCGGTCGAGCAGGCCGAACAGCAGCGCCGCCGCGGCCAGCAGCCAGGGGAACAGGTGCAGCCGCTGCGCCGCCAGGTCCGACAACGCCGGCAGACGCCACGACGGCCGCCGCACCGACAACAGCGCCCGGCCCAGCCCGGTGACGTAGGCGGCGAAGTACACCAGCCCGACCACACTGGTGGCCAGCGCGGCGAGGTCGTTGTCGAGAATGCCGTTCCAGTTCAGCCCCTGGTAGGCCAGTTGCGCGGCCAGCCCGGTGGTCAGGACGGCGCTCAGCGCCACGGCGGTGGCCATCGCGCTGCGTCGCAGGTGGCCGTCCGGCACGTGGCGCGCGGCCAGCAGCAGCAACAGCCATTCCAGCAGTCGGCGGCCGCCGACCAGCAGTAGCGCGGCGGTGACCAGGCACCACATCAACGGCTGCCGGTTTGGCGGCTGCCATGCCTGCGCCATGGCGCCGGCGAAGCGTGCGCCGAGGCGTTTGAACCGCACCATATCGTCCGGAAACGCCCGCACCGGATCGGCCCAGAACGTGCGGCTGAACGGGGTGGCCGTGCGCGAGGCCAGCCGCGCCTGGAACTCGTCGTTGCGCAGGCCGTTGATCTGCGCCGCCAGTTGCGTCGCGTTCTGGCCGAGCAACTGCGCTTGCTTGATCTGTGCGTCCAGGTCGGCCTGCGCCTTGTCCAGCTTGCGGCGCTGCGTGGCGACTTCCGGCGCCTCGGCCGGCGCACCCTTCGCCGGCACGGGCCCCAGCACGGCCAGCTGCGCCTGCAGCGCGGTCATCTGCGGCGCCAGGTTGGTGGCCAGCTGGCGCGCCTGGTCCTGCACGCCGAGTGCGATGTTGCGCAGGTCGGCCAGCGGCGTGTCGGACTTGTTGTCCTTCAGCGCGGCTTTGACCGTGTCGAGCTGGCTGCCAAGCTGGTCCAGTGTCGGCGCAGGGGTCGCTGCCGGCGCGGTGGTCGGCGGCGACTGGTCGTTGTCCTGGGCAGGCGACGCGGCACTGCCAAGCGTCAACAACAGGAGCAGGAGGAAACGGAGCAGGTTGGGCATCCGTCCATGATCGGAGCGCCACCGCAGGCGGTCAATCGTGCCGGGACGGAGGAACAGCGGAACCTGCGGCTGGCGTTCAGGCTCGGTGTCGTGCCCTTCGCGGCGGGCTGCCCGGAGCGGCGGCTCCGCCCTCGGCGGTGGCAGGTCTCGCGCCGATCACGAAAGCGCCGCATCGTCACACGTATCGTGCGGGCTTTACGCACAATGGAGAGCCCGCAGGCCCGGAATGCCCATGATCTTCCGCTGGTTCGAAGCCCTGATCGACGCGTTCAAGGAACCGGCCGACGGCATGCCGCCGACATCGGTGTGGCGCTTCTACGCGTTC
This genomic stretch from Rhodanobacter thiooxydans harbors:
- a CDS encoding alpha/beta hydrolase-fold protein; translated protein: MRGMHRMVVVLLACGLCAGAALARDAAPLAHSPFRIGLGGAQHAPVSGRLLLFAVDARAASAAAKDGKVDEVDANPFGAVQASVAAREVRRLAPGQGVEVDADAEAFPAGWSQLPPGDYFVQAVLDVNHDYNYGGRGAGDLVSPVLKVHLPAAAVPALSLDRVLPAREPWDLPVRYFSETTRKHLDEARRAVQPLDFVSPALSAFWGRPIHMRGWVVLPPGYDPHAKQTWPVVYSTHGYGGSTASLAGSAAMVYGAMAERQMPPMIWVFLDESSPTGTHEFADSVNNGPWGTALTTELIPQLEKTWRMDAKPSGRFLQGHSSGGWATLWLQTRYPTVFGGTWSTSPDPSDFHDFTGVDLYAPHANVYRKPDGSAYPLVRDKGKVIANYEAFAKLERVLGAYGGQMASFEWVFSPRGADGRPLPMFDRDTGAVDPAVVAYWREHYDIAHLVQANWPRLKADLDGKIHVVVGTADTFYLDGAAHRLKAVLDALGAQSDFRFLPERTHSDLYVQGKDRQGLLKQMAWEMYAVARPGTQLKLAAAAP
- a CDS encoding DUF3761 domain-containing protein, producing MKSSSLAAIALACLLAMPAVYAQQASAPSGSTGQCKDGSYTSTATKRGACKGHKGVKEWYAAASAPAAKPAPAAAPAPAPAPTPTAAAPAAPAANAAMKPHAMPAPAANAAPGGGPGMVWVNDSSKVYHCSGDKWYGKTKHGQYMSEADAKAKGNHAEHGKACTP
- a CDS encoding VOC family protein — its product is MPCLRYRDAHAAIEWLCKAFGFEKQAVYESEDGSVAHAQLTFGSGMVMLGEVRDNAFGRHIAQPDEIGGRETQCARVTVADCKAHYQRAKAAGAVIVDDYAEKDYGGAGYSCHDPEGHLWYFGSYDPWQPG
- a CDS encoding DUF3772 domain-containing protein, encoding MPNLLRFLLLLLLTLGSAASPAQDNDQSPPTTAPAATPAPTLDQLGSQLDTVKAALKDNKSDTPLADLRNIALGVQDQARQLATNLAPQMTALQAQLAVLGPVPAKGAPAEAPEVATQRRKLDKAQADLDAQIKQAQLLGQNATQLAAQINGLRNDEFQARLASRTATPFSRTFWADPVRAFPDDMVRFKRLGARFAGAMAQAWQPPNRQPLMWCLVTAALLLVGGRRLLEWLLLLLAARHVPDGHLRRSAMATAVALSAVLTTGLAAQLAYQGLNWNGILDNDLAALATSVVGLVYFAAYVTGLGRALLSVRRPSWRLPALSDLAAQRLHLFPWLLAAAALLFGLLDRTSRAIGTSLPASVATRGLFALVISGLIGLALLRLRRARRAAAAEGAEPEHRPLWIGLLGAAAALGVAVSWLGVATGFIALAFFVAVQMLWVGVIVATVYLLIQLLTDLIDTLLLPHGRSGRRLQATFELAPHTLEQTAVLLTGIGRVGLVLLALATVLTPFGAGPKDLLASAEQTLGSVKLGELAINPGTIFGGVLVLVVGMFVLRMLKRWLAEQLLPKSTMEKGMQDSIVTLLGYVGGLLVAVLTLAALHVDLKSITWIVSALSVGIGFGLQAIVQNFISGLILLVERPVKVGDWVSLSSDVEGDIRRINVRATEIQMGDRSTVIVPNSQLITQNVRNVTLANAQGRVQIKLPMPLDTDAGKVRELVLGILRAHHGTLAAPAPYVQLESVATGVMTFNCVAYVSGPREAGSVKSELLFEILERLRRERLPMTSPQSMLVRTLPPLPEDDEHTG